One Dialister invisus DSM 15470 genomic region harbors:
- the tuf gene encoding elongation factor Tu: MAKAHYERTKPHVNIGTIGHVDHGKTTLTAAITKVLAEEGKANFLDYASIDKAPEERARGITINTSTVEYETENRHYAHVDCPGHADYVKNMITGAAQMDGAILVVSAADGPMPQTREHILLAKQVGVPAIVVFLNKADQVDDPELIDLVEMEIRDLLSSYDFPGDEVPIIVGSALGALNGNAEDEQKIRDLMKAVDEYVPTPQRDTDKPFLMPVEDVFTITGRGTVATGRVERGTVKVGDAAEIVGLQDEPTQTVITGVEMFRKTLDQAMAGDNIGALLRGIDRTDIERGQVLAKPGTVHPHTEFTAQVYVLTKDEGGRHTPFFNGYRPQFFFRTTDVTGDINLPEGVEMCMPGDNIEMSVKLITPIAMEEGQRFAIREGGRTVGAGVVAKITK, from the coding sequence ATGGCAAAAGCACATTATGAAAGAACCAAACCGCATGTAAACATCGGTACCATCGGACACGTCGATCACGGTAAAACCACCCTGACCGCGGCCATCACCAAAGTACTGGCTGAAGAAGGCAAGGCAAACTTCCTGGACTACGCGTCCATCGATAAAGCACCGGAAGAAAGAGCGCGCGGTATCACCATCAATACATCCACTGTAGAATATGAAACCGAAAACCGCCACTACGCACACGTAGACTGCCCCGGGCACGCCGACTATGTAAAGAACATGATCACCGGCGCGGCACAGATGGACGGCGCAATCCTGGTCGTATCCGCGGCAGACGGCCCGATGCCCCAGACCCGTGAACACATCCTTCTTGCCAAGCAGGTAGGCGTACCGGCCATCGTCGTATTCCTGAACAAAGCAGACCAGGTAGACGATCCGGAACTGATCGACCTCGTAGAGATGGAAATCCGCGACCTGCTGTCCTCCTATGACTTCCCCGGCGATGAAGTGCCGATCATCGTAGGATCCGCACTGGGAGCGCTGAACGGGAACGCGGAAGACGAACAGAAAATCCGTGACCTGATGAAAGCCGTAGACGAATACGTACCGACACCGCAGCGTGACACCGACAAACCGTTCCTGATGCCTGTAGAAGACGTATTCACCATCACCGGACGCGGCACCGTAGCGACAGGCAGAGTAGAACGCGGCACCGTCAAAGTAGGGGACGCTGCAGAAATCGTAGGACTGCAGGACGAACCGACCCAGACCGTAATCACCGGCGTAGAAATGTTCAGAAAGACCCTTGACCAGGCCATGGCAGGGGACAACATCGGAGCCCTGCTCCGCGGGATCGACCGTACGGACATTGAAAGAGGACAAGTACTGGCAAAACCGGGAACCGTACACCCGCATACAGAATTCACGGCGCAGGTATACGTCCTGACCAAAGACGAAGGCGGCCGCCATACGCCGTTCTTCAATGGATACCGTCCGCAGTTCTTCTTCAGAACGACAGACGTAACAGGCGACATCAACCTGCCGGAAGGAGTAGAGATGTGCATGCCTGGGGACAACATTGAAATGAGCGTAAAACTCATCACCCCGATAGCGATGGAAGAAGGGCAGCGTTTCGCAATCCGTGAAGGCGGCAGAACCGTAGGCGCAGGCGTTGTTGCCAAGATTACAAAATAA
- a CDS encoding DUF951 domain-containing protein, whose amino-acid sequence MMKFIQFRIGDVVQMKKQHPCGSSEWEVLQLGSDMRVKCRGCGRIVLIARPKFLKGAKKVLNRDVSGPTELVSRKEEME is encoded by the coding sequence ATGATGAAATTTATCCAATTCCGCATCGGTGATGTCGTACAGATGAAAAAGCAGCATCCCTGCGGTTCTTCCGAATGGGAGGTCCTTCAGCTGGGCAGCGATATGCGTGTCAAATGCCGTGGCTGCGGCCGCATCGTTTTGATTGCGCGTCCGAAGTTCTTAAAAGGTGCGAAGAAAGTATTGAACCGTGATGTCAGCGGGCCGACGGAACTGGTGAGCCGCAAAGAAGAAATGGAGTAA
- the whiA gene encoding DNA-binding protein WhiA, translating to MSFTEQVKNELARVVRPDKESRSGELLALLRMGGAIVTGAQRKKGVEFSTGNSAVARRVLVCLKKDFNLMPSAMVRQGRKLRKKNVYTLTVRPSEDSLRFLGEMGLDPLMDIRDAGRLVSAEERRSYLAGAFLGGGTVSRPQGDYHLELVTQSLRFAGELIAVMRSFKLNARMTDRKNDYIVYIKGGDDVSSFLQIVGAANSYMDFESVRVVKDMRNRVNRQVNCETANLQKSVDAAVRQMRDVEKLLQYKRLSELSPSVRAACEARMKNPDASMAELADLCGITKSGLAHRFRKIASMAETLAGRVKGRK from the coding sequence ATGTCATTTACGGAGCAGGTGAAGAATGAGCTTGCCCGTGTTGTCCGTCCCGATAAAGAAAGCAGAAGCGGGGAACTGCTGGCACTTCTTCGTATGGGCGGCGCAATTGTTACGGGAGCGCAGAGGAAAAAGGGCGTGGAATTTTCTACGGGGAACAGCGCCGTTGCCCGCCGTGTCCTCGTCTGCCTGAAAAAAGATTTCAATCTTATGCCGTCAGCTATGGTGCGGCAGGGACGGAAGCTGCGCAAGAAAAATGTGTATACTTTGACCGTCCGGCCGTCAGAGGACAGCTTGCGGTTTCTTGGGGAAATGGGATTGGATCCGCTCATGGATATCCGTGATGCGGGCCGGCTGGTGTCTGCCGAAGAACGGCGGTCTTATCTGGCGGGCGCTTTCCTTGGCGGCGGTACGGTGAGCCGGCCGCAGGGCGATTACCACCTGGAATTGGTGACACAGTCGCTGCGGTTTGCCGGAGAACTCATTGCCGTGATGCGTTCCTTCAAATTGAATGCCCGTATGACCGATCGAAAAAATGATTACATCGTCTACATCAAAGGCGGTGATGATGTGAGCTCTTTCTTGCAGATTGTCGGCGCGGCAAACAGTTATATGGATTTTGAAAGTGTCCGCGTGGTGAAAGATATGCGGAACCGTGTCAACCGCCAGGTAAACTGTGAAACGGCAAATCTGCAGAAATCAGTAGACGCTGCTGTCCGCCAAATGCGGGATGTGGAAAAATTATTGCAGTATAAACGATTATCCGAATTATCACCGTCTGTTCGCGCCGCCTGCGAAGCGCGCATGAAAAATCCGGACGCTTCCATGGCGGAATTGGCGGATCTATGCGGCATCACCAAGTCGGGACTGGCCCATCGGTTCCGTAAAATAGCCTCCATGGCGGAAACATTGGCAGGAAGGGTAAAAGGCAGAAAGTAA
- the yvcK gene encoding uridine diphosphate-N-acetylglucosamine-binding protein YvcK, translating into MKLLLQWLYPGLNIKRWMLLFSFGLMLLAFGAALVMNYQVFGRIEEEILRLLFVLTGTYSYTFLAAAGIFFVFIGLFFMLWAIRRLVKRFFSLVAPDQESVSRHIVSKWELSRGLKVVAIGGGHGLSMLLRGLKTKTSNISAIVTVADDGGSSGRLREEMNIVAPGDLRNCLVALADKETVLEQLFQYRFGGEGELAGHSLGNLFLAALMKEFGNVQNALETASTVLNIRGQVMPATAQKIRLCAKMSDGSTIEGESEIAAYVEKKGGKVKIIHVDTVPSAPIAVGDALEAIRNADLITLGPGSLYTSVLPDLLVPEILTAIKESSAPCMYICNVMTQPGETLGYTVSDHLKALVDHVGKGVIDYVLVNNGVPKKDVLKRYEKVQAHPVEIDRKKIQRMGIILIEEDLLGVEKGAVHDTDTLCNEIIRISGLLKTNIAPEVLSGYLGRAK; encoded by the coding sequence ATGAAACTGCTCCTGCAGTGGCTTTATCCAGGGTTAAATATAAAAAGATGGATGCTGCTCTTTTCCTTCGGCCTTATGCTGTTGGCATTCGGTGCTGCTCTCGTTATGAACTACCAGGTCTTTGGTCGGATTGAGGAGGAAATACTTCGTCTTCTGTTCGTTCTAACAGGGACTTACAGCTATACATTTCTTGCTGCGGCAGGGATCTTTTTCGTGTTCATCGGCCTGTTTTTCATGTTGTGGGCGATCCGCAGGCTGGTGAAACGTTTCTTCAGCCTTGTGGCACCGGATCAGGAAAGCGTGTCCCGCCATATCGTGTCGAAATGGGAATTGTCCCGCGGGCTGAAAGTCGTGGCTATCGGAGGAGGACACGGATTGTCCATGCTTCTCCGCGGATTGAAAACAAAGACTTCCAATATTTCCGCTATTGTTACGGTAGCGGATGACGGTGGCTCTTCCGGCCGGCTTCGTGAAGAGATGAATATTGTCGCGCCCGGGGATTTACGCAATTGTCTGGTGGCTTTGGCAGATAAAGAAACGGTACTGGAACAGCTCTTCCAATATCGTTTTGGCGGGGAAGGAGAACTGGCGGGCCACAGTCTGGGCAATTTATTCCTGGCGGCGCTCATGAAGGAATTCGGAAATGTGCAGAATGCTTTGGAAACGGCCAGCACCGTTTTAAATATCCGCGGACAGGTCATGCCGGCAACGGCGCAGAAAATCCGCCTCTGTGCGAAAATGTCCGACGGCAGTACGATTGAAGGGGAATCGGAAATTGCTGCTTATGTCGAAAAAAAAGGCGGCAAAGTAAAAATCATCCATGTGGATACCGTTCCGTCGGCTCCCATTGCTGTAGGCGATGCGTTGGAAGCAATCCGCAATGCCGACCTGATTACCTTGGGCCCGGGCAGCTTGTATACCAGCGTGCTTCCCGACCTTCTTGTACCTGAGATTCTTACGGCGATCAAGGAAAGTTCCGCGCCGTGCATGTATATCTGTAACGTGATGACCCAGCCGGGCGAGACCCTCGGTTATACCGTCAGTGACCATTTAAAAGCCCTTGTCGATCATGTGGGGAAAGGGGTCATTGACTATGTTCTTGTCAACAACGGTGTGCCGAAGAAAGATGTACTGAAACGTTATGAAAAAGTACAGGCGCATCCGGTGGAAATAGATCGGAAGAAAATCCAGCGTATGGGGATAATCCTTATTGAAGAGGATTTGCTCGGCGTTGAAAAAGGCGCTGTTCATGATACGGATACGCTTTGCAATGAAATCATCCGTATTTCCGGACTTCTGAAAACCAATATTGCGCCTGAAGTATTGTCGGGGTATCTGGGGAGGGCGAAGTAA
- the rapZ gene encoding RNase adapter RapZ: protein MERFRFVIITGMSGAGKTNFMQKLEDMGYYCVDNLPPVLIARFADLCWKSTSNTRHVAVVSDIRGGSFFDALPQALDELNKRGIPHEVVFLEASDEALVRRYMETRRQHPLAKTMRIQEGIEAERKILAGVRAQADVIIDTTAMKPADLQEYMGSRFGAVDKKRDMQITVFSFGFKYGIPIDADMVIDVRFLPNPFYVEEYKHWTGRVPEVAAYIEKSPVTKEFKRKLFNFMGFIVDQFRDRGKTQFTIAIGCTGGMHRSVFVTEKLGAHLKEKHAHVNVEHRDLHRNRIVRDADDK, encoded by the coding sequence ATGGAACGGTTTCGTTTTGTGATTATCACGGGCATGAGCGGTGCGGGGAAAACGAATTTCATGCAGAAGCTGGAAGATATGGGGTATTACTGTGTGGATAACCTGCCGCCGGTCCTGATTGCTCGTTTTGCGGACCTTTGCTGGAAGAGTACGTCCAATACCCGCCATGTGGCGGTGGTTTCCGATATCCGGGGCGGTTCTTTTTTTGACGCACTTCCCCAGGCGCTGGATGAATTGAATAAACGGGGGATTCCCCATGAAGTGGTTTTTTTGGAAGCATCGGACGAAGCTCTTGTGCGGCGGTATATGGAAACCCGTCGGCAGCACCCTTTGGCCAAAACGATGCGCATTCAGGAAGGCATAGAGGCGGAACGAAAAATTCTTGCTGGTGTCCGCGCACAGGCGGATGTCATTATCGACACTACCGCTATGAAACCGGCTGATCTGCAGGAATACATGGGGAGCCGTTTCGGCGCGGTGGATAAGAAACGGGATATGCAGATTACTGTATTTTCCTTCGGCTTCAAATACGGTATTCCTATTGATGCCGATATGGTCATTGATGTCCGTTTCCTGCCGAACCCTTTCTATGTGGAAGAATACAAGCACTGGACGGGGCGCGTGCCGGAAGTGGCGGCATATATTGAAAAATCACCGGTTACCAAAGAATTCAAAAGAAAACTTTTTAATTTCATGGGATTCATAGTGGATCAGTTCAGGGACCGGGGAAAAACGCAGTTTACCATTGCTATCGGCTGTACCGGCGGTATGCACCGTTCCGTTTTCGTGACAGAAAAACTGGGAGCCCACCTGAAAGAAAAGCATGCCCATGTGAACGTGGAACACCGTGATTTGCACAGGAACCGCATTGTTCGCGATGCAGATGATAAGTAG
- a CDS encoding Cof-type HAD-IIB family hydrolase: MAPVKMIAIDLDDTLLHDDISLSDYTKDILRKVMERNIRIVIATGRMFQAARPWGQAIGLGDVPLICYTGAFVGLCESGRVLRDVTMDMETAQGIIDTAHERGWYMHAYIDDEVYVPFRDERTESYEKQCGVSAHVLGEDFWTLAKEPTKLLIFDRDPQVMAEVERVLSEKFSYATNQVKSKPEFFEMNRKGMSKGAALAELCDRWGISLSGLMTFGNGHNDISMFNLTDWSFAVENAAESAKAAAHFITASNNEDGVAKAIEKYVLEV; the protein is encoded by the coding sequence ATGGCACCGGTAAAAATGATAGCGATCGATTTGGACGATACGCTTCTCCACGATGATATTTCACTTTCCGATTATACGAAAGATATTCTTCGGAAAGTGATGGAAAGAAATATCCGCATCGTCATTGCCACAGGCCGTATGTTTCAGGCCGCCCGCCCATGGGGGCAAGCCATCGGTCTTGGAGATGTGCCGCTGATCTGTTATACGGGTGCGTTTGTGGGGCTTTGCGAAAGTGGCAGAGTGCTCCGCGATGTGACAATGGATATGGAAACGGCACAGGGCATTATAGATACGGCCCATGAACGGGGATGGTACATGCATGCCTATATTGATGATGAAGTGTACGTGCCTTTCCGCGATGAGCGTACGGAGAGTTATGAAAAGCAGTGCGGCGTTTCCGCCCATGTTCTGGGAGAGGATTTCTGGACGCTTGCCAAAGAACCGACGAAGCTCCTGATATTTGACAGAGACCCGCAGGTTATGGCAGAGGTGGAGCGGGTACTTTCTGAAAAGTTCAGCTATGCCACGAACCAGGTGAAATCGAAGCCGGAGTTTTTTGAAATGAACAGGAAAGGCATGTCCAAGGGGGCGGCGCTCGCCGAGCTTTGTGACCGCTGGGGGATTTCTTTGTCAGGTTTGATGACTTTTGGGAATGGGCATAATGATATTTCCATGTTTAATCTGACTGATTGGTCTTTTGCCGTTGAAAATGCGGCGGAATCGGCAAAAGCGGCGGCTCATTTCATCACGGCATCGAATAATGAGGATGGTGTGGCAAAAGCCATAGAGAAATATGTATTGGAGGTATAA
- the truA gene encoding tRNA pseudouridine(38-40) synthase TruA: MNYRCIVQYDGTRYEGWQKQKRTEETIQGKLEKTLRKITGEEVQVIGAGRTDAGVHSLGQVVNFHLKGRWKAEELETALNGDLPDDIALKHMETAEERFHSRFSTLEKTYRYRIRTSTEKNVFERRFVWQYGKSLDIEAMKKAAAFLIGTYDFTSFCGNKKMKKSAVRCISGIEMKEIKGELQIDFTGDGFLQGMVRILVGTLVEVGEGKRKAESIPAILESKSREKAGFTAPPQGLILVSVRYEI, encoded by the coding sequence ATGAATTATCGCTGCATCGTACAGTATGACGGTACCCGTTACGAGGGCTGGCAAAAGCAAAAGCGTACGGAAGAAACGATTCAGGGGAAATTGGAGAAAACTCTTCGGAAAATAACGGGGGAAGAGGTGCAGGTCATCGGCGCGGGACGGACAGACGCCGGGGTCCATTCGCTGGGACAGGTAGTGAATTTCCATCTGAAAGGGAGATGGAAAGCGGAAGAATTGGAAACGGCTTTGAATGGGGATTTGCCTGACGATATTGCTTTGAAGCATATGGAGACAGCGGAGGAACGATTCCACAGCCGTTTCAGTACTTTGGAGAAAACATACCGTTACCGGATCCGCACGTCGACGGAGAAAAATGTGTTTGAACGGCGCTTCGTGTGGCAGTATGGAAAGTCTCTTGATATAGAAGCAATGAAGAAAGCGGCAGCATTTTTAATAGGAACTTATGATTTTACTTCCTTCTGTGGAAATAAGAAAATGAAAAAGTCTGCGGTTCGCTGTATTTCCGGAATTGAAATGAAAGAAATAAAGGGAGAACTGCAGATTGATTTTACCGGAGACGGTTTTCTCCAGGGCATGGTGCGCATTTTAGTGGGAACGCTTGTGGAAGTGGGCGAAGGGAAACGGAAAGCGGAGAGTATTCCCGCCATACTGGAATCAAAAAGCAGGGAGAAAGCAGGATTCACTGCGCCGCCCCAAGGATTGATTCTTGTTTCGGTAAGGTATGAAATATAG
- a CDS encoding M18 family aminopeptidase, whose translation MDAVYEEINRDLLHFIAKAPSVFHAVNSIRTALSYAGFTEIREEDPWQIERGGKYVVTRNGSALMAFTIPEDGGHAFRITASHGDSPSFKIKENPELRDAAYVRLNVEGYGGMIMSTWLDRPLSAAGRIIVSENGKLVSKLVNLDRTTLVIPSVAIHMDRTANGGHAWNIQQDLLPLYGTADDSLSFIDAVAAAAQVAPENILGHDLYLYSRIEGTLWGERHEFISSARLDDLQCAFAAFRGFTAGKKEKHICVYALFDNEEVGSATNQGAGATFLKNTLTRISRSLGYSYDETQAMIARSFMISADNGHALHPNHGEYADPVNAPRLNGGIVIKFNAQQKYATDGFSAAFFRNLCRRVEVPTQTFTNRSDIPGGSTLGNISNTKVSMPTVDIGLPQLAMHSSYETAGTKDTAYLVMACTAFFE comes from the coding sequence ATGGACGCCGTTTATGAAGAAATAAACCGCGACCTGCTCCACTTTATTGCCAAAGCACCGTCTGTTTTTCATGCTGTAAACAGCATCCGGACGGCGCTTTCTTATGCAGGTTTTACGGAAATACGGGAAGAAGACCCGTGGCAGATTGAAAGAGGCGGGAAATATGTCGTCACAAGAAACGGCTCCGCCCTCATGGCATTTACCATCCCTGAAGACGGCGGTCATGCGTTCCGAATAACGGCAAGCCATGGCGACTCTCCCTCTTTTAAAATCAAAGAAAATCCCGAACTCCGCGACGCTGCGTATGTCCGGCTGAACGTGGAAGGCTACGGCGGCATGATCATGTCCACCTGGCTCGACCGCCCCCTGTCGGCAGCAGGCCGTATCATCGTTTCGGAAAATGGAAAACTCGTTTCCAAACTAGTCAATCTTGATCGGACGACACTCGTCATTCCCTCCGTCGCCATCCATATGGACCGTACTGCAAACGGCGGGCACGCCTGGAATATACAGCAGGATCTCCTTCCTCTTTACGGGACGGCGGACGATTCCCTGTCTTTTATAGATGCCGTTGCCGCTGCAGCACAGGTTGCGCCGGAAAATATTTTAGGCCATGACCTGTACCTTTATTCCCGTATAGAGGGAACCCTGTGGGGAGAGCGGCATGAATTTATTTCTTCCGCCAGGCTGGATGACCTTCAATGCGCTTTCGCCGCGTTCCGTGGATTCACCGCAGGAAAAAAGGAAAAGCATATCTGTGTTTACGCCCTTTTCGATAATGAAGAAGTTGGCAGCGCCACAAATCAGGGCGCCGGTGCCACCTTCCTCAAGAATACACTGACAAGGATCTCCCGTTCTTTGGGTTACAGCTATGACGAAACACAAGCCATGATTGCCCGAAGCTTCATGATTTCCGCCGACAACGGCCACGCGCTCCATCCGAATCATGGAGAATATGCCGATCCCGTAAACGCGCCGCGCCTGAATGGAGGCATCGTCATTAAATTCAATGCCCAGCAGAAATACGCCACTGACGGATTCTCCGCCGCCTTCTTCCGCAACCTTTGCCGCCGCGTAGAAGTGCCGACACAGACTTTTACGAACAGGAGCGATATCCCCGGCGGTTCCACCCTGGGAAATATTTCCAATACCAAGGTTTCCATGCCTACGGTGGACATCGGACTTCCCCAGCTCGCCATGCACTCCTCTTATGAAACAGCAGGCACGAAAGATACCGCTTACCTGGTCATGGCATGCACCGCATTTTTTGAATAA
- the tsaA gene encoding tRNA (N6-threonylcarbamoyladenosine(37)-N6)-methyltransferase TrmO: MELKEIGRIYSPYKTVKEAPRQGKISDKFCEIEIFPAYETALLHADEGRYYVVLYFAHEADRTALQTVPPWAKEPYGVFASRSPHRPNPINLCVVKLVRREKNRLFVIGLDAIDGSGLIDIKPYVRELDEAEA, translated from the coding sequence ATGGAATTAAAAGAAATAGGGAGAATATACAGTCCTTATAAAACAGTAAAAGAAGCGCCGCGTCAGGGAAAGATTTCTGATAAATTTTGTGAGATTGAGATCTTTCCGGCTTATGAAACAGCACTGCTTCATGCGGATGAAGGGAGATATTATGTGGTTTTATATTTTGCCCACGAAGCTGACCGCACGGCCCTGCAAACAGTGCCGCCCTGGGCAAAGGAACCTTACGGCGTATTTGCCAGCCGTTCGCCGCACCGGCCGAATCCCATCAATCTATGCGTGGTCAAACTGGTAAGGCGGGAAAAGAACAGGCTTTTTGTAATCGGGCTGGATGCCATTGACGGAAGCGGCCTGATTGACATAAAACCCTATGTGAGGGAGCTGGATGAAGCGGAAGCGTAG
- a CDS encoding TonB-dependent receptor, producing the protein MKKTLLALSILSAFSGGWAQGAEPLFFEMDEFIVVGHKIKKEDPHASINIEEKIDAGQLHTAADILENVPGMVVSRGQNSGIQVGMRGLNHERTVIAINGNVVDNIGEIMQGRALEWDALPITNIKQMQIIRGGRSAMYGGALAGVINIITDDDNIKPESKLRFSYGSWNTWKSTFSNQGKSDNQKLSWSLALSKQESDGYYRNTSSNGHDGSINLSYNLNDTDKIRLLYSHVYKREGMAVGNNKAKNPASKYLGFDPDYPTTPNLPALQVDGYRQWKTDDISLHYETKDSHFSFYDYRQNRLDHAQRMIPGRRGPPRLGQMEIIWDADIINCGLNWDQQKKTGKHDLNYGLQYKVMKFHIKNEFSRYRLPAHALFIEDNYTAGERTTIGMGLRYDHQKFTAEQGGIRKDSYHHLSPKMNITQKLSDGSYLFAGASMLFRAPTVADYSRWSTGYIDRDGDYRNEFFPGSSIPDWQKFLGTPKPEKGMSYELGWKKSLHDNANLQITGFYYDIDDYLNISFGKAHLKPPIVYNIDNVKVRGIEIMGSYQLNENWSLTAGYTYQKSKKEGDRMNAALRNLPESTFKSGVYYNNFHGFRSALNLRFIGKAKAEDPSSALPSYTIADATFSYEKGSHLISLAVNNIFNRYYEESRGFRMPGTNYSVSYQYRF; encoded by the coding sequence TTGAAAAAAACTTTACTGGCATTAAGTATCTTATCTGCTTTCAGCGGCGGATGGGCACAGGGAGCCGAGCCCCTCTTTTTTGAAATGGATGAATTCATTGTTGTCGGGCACAAGATAAAAAAGGAAGACCCCCATGCTTCTATCAACATAGAAGAAAAAATTGATGCGGGCCAGCTCCATACTGCGGCTGATATTTTAGAAAATGTACCCGGCATGGTCGTATCCAGAGGACAGAACTCCGGTATCCAGGTAGGTATGCGTGGACTTAACCATGAACGTACAGTCATCGCCATCAATGGAAACGTTGTGGATAATATCGGTGAAATCATGCAGGGACGGGCGCTGGAATGGGATGCACTCCCGATTACAAATATCAAGCAAATGCAGATCATCCGCGGCGGGCGTTCCGCCATGTACGGCGGTGCCCTTGCCGGTGTAATAAACATCATTACTGATGATGATAATATAAAACCGGAAAGCAAGCTCCGCTTCAGTTACGGCAGTTGGAACACATGGAAATCCACTTTTAGCAATCAAGGGAAATCTGATAATCAAAAACTCTCATGGAGCCTGGCTCTCTCCAAGCAGGAAAGTGACGGATACTATCGGAATACGAGCTCCAACGGCCACGACGGCAGTATCAATCTGTCTTACAACCTGAATGATACAGATAAGATCCGCCTTTTATATTCCCATGTATATAAAAGAGAAGGAATGGCCGTTGGAAATAATAAAGCAAAAAATCCGGCATCAAAATACCTGGGTTTTGACCCTGATTATCCCACTACCCCCAACCTGCCAGCATTACAGGTGGACGGATACCGCCAGTGGAAAACGGATGACATATCACTCCACTATGAGACGAAAGATTCCCATTTCAGTTTTTATGACTACCGCCAGAACCGTCTTGACCACGCGCAGCGCATGATTCCCGGCCGGAGAGGTCCTCCCAGGCTGGGACAAATGGAAATTATTTGGGATGCCGATATTATAAACTGCGGATTAAATTGGGATCAGCAGAAGAAAACAGGAAAACATGACCTGAATTACGGACTGCAATATAAAGTCATGAAATTTCATATTAAAAACGAGTTCTCCCGCTACCGCCTGCCGGCTCATGCCTTGTTCATTGAGGATAACTATACTGCCGGCGAACGTACCACTATCGGTATGGGTCTTCGCTATGACCATCAGAAATTTACCGCTGAGCAAGGCGGGATACGCAAGGATTCCTATCATCATCTGTCCCCGAAAATGAATATTACCCAGAAATTGTCTGACGGCAGTTATCTGTTCGCCGGTGCCAGCATGCTTTTCCGCGCTCCCACGGTAGCTGACTACAGCCGTTGGAGCACTGGGTATATTGACAGGGACGGCGATTATAGAAATGAATTTTTCCCCGGCTCTTCTATTCCCGACTGGCAAAAATTTCTCGGAACCCCAAAACCGGAAAAAGGCATGAGCTATGAACTTGGATGGAAAAAAAGTTTACATGATAATGCCAATCTTCAGATTACAGGATTCTATTATGACATTGATGATTATCTGAATATTTCCTTCGGGAAAGCCCATTTAAAACCGCCCATTGTTTACAATATAGATAATGTCAAGGTAAGAGGCATCGAAATCATGGGCAGTTACCAGCTGAATGAAAACTGGTCGCTTACCGCCGGATACACTTATCAGAAATCTAAAAAGGAAGGCGACCGTATGAATGCGGCGCTGAGAAATCTGCCGGAGTCCACTTTCAAATCAGGAGTCTATTATAACAATTTCCATGGATTCCGCAGTGCTCTTAACCTCCGCTTTATAGGAAAGGCAAAAGCAGAAGATCCCTCTTCCGCCCTTCCATCTTATACCATAGCCGATGCGACCTTCTCTTATGAAAAGGGTTCACATCTGATAAGCCTGGCAGTCAACAATATTTTTAACCGTTACTATGAAGAAAGCCGCGGCTTCCGAATGCCAGGCACCAATTACAGCGTTTCTTACCAGTATCGATTCTAA